In a single window of the Massilia oculi genome:
- a CDS encoding protein kinase domain-containing protein: protein MYEAGTVVSLAGGQYRLREALAGSAYGVVWRADSLQANGCVALKLVNLEQMERAPTGLRARWLASASTEIAFLRGLAPWDGRHIVRLLDSGEHAGMPAMALELLDGDLAGHLTREMALGRTIAPARALAWIGQVSQALAKVHASGWRYLDLKPGNLLLDGANDSVKLADFGTNRRLDDLRAHTYAGTANWQAPEQFFPDANGYATEARTDYFALGALLYYLVCGRLLRYSSACGQAWQAHGRDAAASLLAERQARPAVLQPDEAALFASRLGPAAAPGLALLRALVAERPADRPSHALDISRGLADIVSALNAEPLRSAA from the coding sequence ATGTACGAAGCAGGCACCGTCGTTTCGCTGGCCGGCGGCCAGTATCGCTTGCGCGAGGCGCTGGCCGGATCGGCCTATGGCGTCGTGTGGCGCGCCGACAGCCTGCAGGCCAACGGTTGCGTGGCCCTCAAGCTGGTCAACCTGGAACAGATGGAACGCGCCCCAACCGGCCTGCGCGCACGCTGGCTGGCCAGCGCCAGCACCGAGATCGCCTTCCTGCGCGGCCTGGCGCCGTGGGATGGCCGCCACATCGTGCGCCTGCTCGACAGCGGCGAGCACGCCGGCATGCCGGCGATGGCGCTCGAGCTGCTCGACGGCGACCTGGCCGGCCACCTGACCCGCGAGATGGCGCTGGGGCGCACGATCGCCCCTGCCCGCGCGCTGGCCTGGATCGGCCAGGTCAGCCAGGCGCTGGCCAAGGTGCACGCCAGCGGCTGGCGCTATCTCGACCTCAAACCGGGCAACCTGCTGCTGGACGGCGCGAACGACAGCGTCAAGCTGGCCGATTTCGGCACCAACCGCCGCCTCGACGACCTGCGCGCGCACACCTATGCCGGCACCGCCAACTGGCAAGCCCCGGAACAGTTCTTCCCCGACGCCAACGGCTACGCCACCGAGGCGCGCACCGATTATTTCGCCCTTGGCGCCCTGCTCTACTACCTGGTCTGCGGGCGCCTGCTGCGCTACAGCAGCGCCTGCGGCCAGGCCTGGCAGGCGCACGGGCGCGACGCGGCGGCCAGCCTGCTGGCCGAGCGCCAGGCCCGGCCAGCTGTACTACAACCGGACGAAGCGGCGCTGTTCGCCAGCCGACTGGGCCCGGCCGCCGCGCCCGGCCTTGCGCTGCTGCGCGCGCTGGTGGCCGAGCGTCCCGCCGATCGTCCGAGCCATGCGCTGGACATCAGCCGCGGCCTGGCGGACATCGTCTCCGCCCTGAATGCCGAACCGCTGCGGAGCGCGGCATGA
- a CDS encoding FtsW/RodA/SpoVE family cell cycle protein has protein sequence MRRLSLGATLAATLLALLCAVQLLALMRAPAAWTPAGIAVTLAPGESAMLGRQELGAPRAAPRQVVLRRDRDGDWLLRNAEPQQAVVLRRGDARQRSSDLPLAAGQRIQAGARRLQVVSAEAGRVTLHDGEQTWTYDGATVLRDGQPQPACPDAGLSARAVAAWNRWLPQGASLARPLSLGGLLYCGNRIAAAAIEPGDALLLRQEDGRIALSARGAQPVLVSQGAGWIDAAQRELPLADVDGFAVGRTLFTIARDGATLLLSPSRQVALSASPANQLPATVSWRWEQRDHLALPAPPSLAWAAACLVLMMGLACIAPSLRQRRGYSALVRPFAASLLAASAMLLLVTQRTVGAPGAAISLLLAWATLWLTLLYPRRASLLASSAVLLLGAGLLVQLEMGLGASDTAWLRHFQNTTALLGLGLPGALLLLSCFARGAVSRPVTERVLLVCAALALGGLLLQVCFGGETGVFDIQPFEFAKFALAALSAHCLALAAGGAAHERRDWRFWLRMAAPVLLFVFLLAAALVRVDDYSPLLLLLVWSGAMLLAWCASHGRRAALASVLVAAALLAAGGVTMRAGGDLLGAFGFYPERFQVWSEPAIHPHTGQQMLQGSRAIVQGGWLGADQLLGLAALGGAAGEALSIPAIQDDFAPSFLLHRHGLAAGLALWSLQALFLAALLRAAAGAWRCSNEAKDFRRAWSGRFQCFALCGGAAFVAGHLLLSWGTNLAMFPIMGQPMSFLSAGGSHLLFFICPLLAFGMASTQFNEESQSCRSMSNTKS, from the coding sequence ATGAGGCGCCTATCCCTCGGCGCCACCCTGGCCGCGACCCTGCTCGCGCTGCTGTGCGCCGTGCAGCTGCTGGCCTTGATGAGGGCGCCGGCCGCCTGGACGCCGGCCGGGATCGCAGTGACCCTCGCCCCCGGAGAATCGGCCATGCTGGGCCGCCAGGAACTGGGCGCGCCGCGCGCGGCGCCGCGCCAGGTGGTGCTGCGCCGCGACCGTGACGGCGACTGGCTGCTGCGCAACGCCGAACCGCAGCAAGCCGTCGTGCTGCGCCGGGGCGATGCGCGCCAGCGCAGCAGCGACCTGCCGCTCGCGGCCGGCCAGCGCATCCAGGCCGGCGCGCGGCGATTGCAGGTGGTCTCCGCCGAAGCGGGACGCGTCACCCTGCACGATGGCGAGCAGACCTGGACCTACGACGGCGCCACCGTGCTGCGCGACGGCCAGCCCCAGCCGGCCTGTCCCGACGCCGGCCTGTCGGCGCGCGCGGTAGCGGCCTGGAACCGCTGGCTGCCGCAAGGAGCGAGCCTGGCCCGTCCCCTGAGCCTCGGCGGTCTGCTCTACTGCGGCAACCGCATCGCCGCCGCCGCGATCGAACCCGGCGACGCCCTGCTGCTGCGCCAGGAGGACGGTCGCATCGCCCTGTCGGCGCGCGGCGCCCAGCCGGTGCTGGTCTCGCAGGGCGCCGGCTGGATCGACGCCGCCCAGCGCGAGCTGCCGCTGGCGGACGTGGACGGCTTCGCCGTCGGCCGCACCCTGTTCACCATCGCGCGGGATGGCGCTACCTTGCTCCTGTCGCCGTCGCGCCAGGTCGCGCTGTCGGCGTCGCCCGCGAATCAGTTGCCGGCCACGGTGAGCTGGCGCTGGGAGCAACGCGACCATCTCGCCCTGCCCGCGCCGCCGTCGCTGGCCTGGGCCGCCGCCTGCCTCGTCCTGATGATGGGACTCGCCTGCATCGCGCCATCGCTGCGCCAGCGCAGGGGATATTCGGCGCTCGTGCGCCCCTTCGCAGCAAGCCTGCTGGCCGCCAGCGCCATGCTGTTGCTGGTGACCCAGCGCACCGTCGGCGCACCCGGCGCTGCCATCTCCCTGCTGCTGGCATGGGCCACGCTCTGGCTCACCCTGCTGTATCCGCGCCGCGCCTCGCTGCTGGCATCCAGCGCCGTGCTGCTGCTCGGCGCCGGCCTGCTGGTGCAGCTCGAGATGGGGCTGGGGGCGAGCGACACGGCCTGGCTGCGCCACTTCCAGAACACGACCGCGCTGCTGGGGCTTGGCCTGCCCGGCGCCCTGCTGTTGCTGTCGTGTTTCGCCCGCGGCGCCGTGTCGCGCCCGGTCACCGAACGCGTGCTGCTGGTATGCGCCGCGCTCGCGCTGGGCGGCTTGCTGCTGCAGGTGTGCTTCGGCGGCGAAACCGGCGTGTTCGACATCCAGCCCTTCGAATTCGCCAAGTTCGCCCTGGCCGCGTTGAGCGCCCACTGCCTGGCGCTGGCCGCCGGCGGGGCCGCGCACGAGCGGCGCGACTGGCGCTTCTGGCTGCGGATGGCTGCGCCGGTGCTGCTGTTCGTGTTCCTGCTCGCCGCGGCCCTGGTGCGGGTCGACGATTATTCTCCGCTGCTGCTGCTGCTGGTCTGGAGCGGCGCCATGCTGCTGGCCTGGTGCGCGAGTCACGGGCGGCGCGCGGCGCTGGCCTCGGTCCTCGTGGCCGCAGCCCTGCTGGCGGCGGGCGGCGTGACGATGCGCGCCGGCGGCGACCTGCTCGGCGCCTTCGGCTTCTATCCCGAGCGCTTCCAGGTCTGGAGCGAGCCGGCCATTCACCCTCACACCGGCCAGCAGATGCTGCAGGGCAGCCGCGCCATCGTGCAGGGCGGCTGGCTGGGCGCCGACCAGTTGCTCGGCCTGGCGGCGCTGGGCGGCGCGGCCGGCGAGGCCCTGTCCATTCCCGCGATCCAGGACGACTTCGCCCCCTCCTTCCTGCTGCACCGCCATGGGCTGGCGGCGGGCCTGGCCTTGTGGAGCCTGCAAGCGCTGTTCCTGGCGGCGCTGCTGCGCGCCGCCGCCGGCGCCTGGCGCTGCTCGAACGAGGCCAAGGACTTCCGGCGCGCCTGGAGCGGCCGCTTCCAGTGCTTCGCCCTGTGCGGCGGCGCGGCCTTCGTCGCCGGCCACCTGCTGCTGTCGTGGGGCACCAACCTCGCCATGTTCCCGATCATGGGCCAGCCCATGAGCTTCCTGTCCGCGGGCGGCTCGCACCTGCTGTTTTTCATCTGCCCCCTGCTAGCGTTCGGCATGGCGAGCACCCAATTCAACGAGGAGAGTCAATCATGCCGGTCTATGTCCAACACGAAGTCCTAG